The segment atgcaagattggaatgattatttgtttctattccaatgtttgataacaataggaatggaaatgaaaaagaaataaatttacaataatatccttacatataatttaaaatatttttttatttttacttttatttttataaaataaaatttgagaggttttttgttattaaataataagactaaaaaatatatatatactcaataaataaaaaattaaccataaaaaatcgtataaccctaatgcacaaatattcaattattatttttattaaaaatttgaataatttgtcatgcttaagtagttataaaattatatttttcaaaaaaaaattatttattataatatttaaattctcaaaactagcaaatgtttttcctattttcaaaagaggaaataaaagaattcaaatttattctaattttcaacaagtatcatatccgataaaatccataaccttaaaaaaattttaaatattcgttttttttttaatcaaaattttaaataatttgtcatgcaaaaaaagctatagaactatattttactaagaaaaaaaaaagagaaaaaaaaaaaaagataagaagtggatgatgaatggattgacctttacaaagaagataaacatcaggtttgaaaaacaagataagagggtaaaataataatttaggttattttatattatcaaataggtttaatgaatcagaataccacctacttttaatgaatgcaaatccgactcataagttggatttgatttctgccggaataattttttatttcatttccgccttcttaacatttatccaaacataggaataagggagaaaaggaatgagatgtctattcccactccctattcccgtgtaccaaacacccccgaAATGTAATTAATCTCCGTGTGCCCAAGTGTCACATAATCGAGACACATGTTTAAAGATAAAACTAGTGGCCCCCATGAGGGTCTCTTACCCATAAAATGTCGCAAACTTCCTATTTGTATCAGGAGTATGTTTTATGATATCAaaatttgttcttattttattttattttaattttaaatttaattttattcttagattTTAAACTCCGAGTGTCACTCaccatttttctctctccttctGTATCACCCCATTTCCAGGACCATTGGTCCCCACCCCTTTCTTtggagctttgacccaaaatactaagttttttttaaaaaaaaaatccataaagtacccacatttttaaaataatgtccGATCTAATGTGTCTTCTCCACATAGATTACCCCGTCATAAAACCGTAATTGGTAACtacgattttattttttaaaaacagtcaaaATCGTAATCaccaaccacggttttaactttaagtttaaacggttttaactttaagtttaaaaccgtAATTGATGACTACGgctttaactattttaaaaacagtcaaatcgtagtcaccaactatgactttaactttaattttatatataaatatatatttatatatatatttaactttaatttttttaaataaattattatattattttgattttatatttattaaaaatatgtaagtggtgtaataaaaatatttaactttaattgatctcattatttaaagaatagtaatatatgaaattaaataattgatgtctttaatttgatataaaaatatattttgataattttattaaaatatttgacactacactcaatataaatataattagttataaatatactattttataccctcataatgaagaatattatattattttataactttgTACAAAAATTAAAGGCAATTATGCACttgtacaaaatataatatgacttcaagtgggtaaataattggaaaattacttaaatacaacaaaaataattttttttttccatttttctcctttcaaaatgggatcaaaatggaatgaaaaaaaaaatgttgtaatgGTTCCCTtccattttgatcccattttgaaaggagaaaaatggaaaaaaaaaattatttttgttgtatttaagtaattttccaattatttacccacttgaagtcatattatattttgtataagtGCATAATTGCCTTTAATTTTTgcacaaagttacaaaataatataatattcttcattatgagggtataaaatagtatatttataactaattatatttatattgagtgtagtgccaaatattttaataaaattatcaaaatatatttttctatcaaattaaagacatcaattatttaatttcatatattactattctttaaataatgagatcaattaatgttaaatatttttattacaccacttacatatttttaatcaatataaaatcaaaataatataatatttatttaaaaaaattaaaattaaatatatatatatatatataattaaagttaaaaccatagttggtgactacgactttgactgtttttaaaaatagtcaaagtCGTCGTCACTAACTACGATTTTATGACAGGGCAATCTACGTGGAGCAAACATATTAGATTGGACATTATTTTAGAAATGGAGgtaatttatggatttttttttttaaaacgtagtcttttgggtcaaagctcccTTCCTTTGCTCCCGTACCACCCCATTCCACCAATTCCCAAGACCACTCGTCCCCCACCTGCTCCTGTACCACTCCATTCAATCAATTCGTCCCCCACCTCCTCCGGAGTGATATTTGGTGGATGGCCGATTTTTTGCCCTCTATCATGGTGGAGAAATAAGCATGCTCTCCTGCCCAAACAAAATGTTTGGAGTTCTACTCATCGGACAAGCTTACCCCTTGTTAAATGTATATATCCAAAGTCAtcatataaagaatattttaaggagtaaattaattataattaaatacaatttttttttaaatggattatcaacaatataaaaattatcacaatatttttttatggtgtttttaatatcattaataaattaattaaatattaaaaaattgtacataaatcataacttattttatattatttaatgcaattgaattaaatggatcataattttaatattaaaatatattttaaaattagacatattataatcaagtattataatattattatgaaataatatttgatataatttaataaaaatgtacacttataaaattcatatttttaattcgatacatacgatattattattaaatatgataaatcatattatatacatatatcaaattctttaataaaacaatttaaaaatatctattatacttctaattacatttttatgaagtttttcttatatttttataaatttttatcaattttacacgtattaattttttttttaaatatccgtcgatatatctccgatatatccgtaaaatcgaagtacttGATATATCTAcgattttcaatatttctatcCTTGGTTACGACTACCCACTTCTTTTCCTTTACCCCCTCAATTACACTAATTACATTGTCACTTCCATAGACATCCTGGTTCTAGAAGTAAGTACTCTTGGTGGTAGGACAACCACGTAAGTCCCAAAAATTCTAAATTAGTAAGACAATGATGAAAAATccaatagtaattttaaaaaacatttttaatatttctaatactttaaattttttatcattcaaggtCAACCATGATCATCCTGGTTCTAGAAGTAAGTACTCTTGGTGGTGGGATAACCACGTAAGTCCCAAAAATTCTAAATTAGTAAGACAATGATGAAAAATccaatagtaattttaaaaaatatttttaatatttctaatactttaatttttttatcattcaaaggTCAACCATGATCATCCTGGTTTTAGAAGTAAGTACTCTTGGTGGTGGGAATGATGAAAAATccgatagtaattttaaaaaatatttttaatatttttattactttaaatttgttatcattGAACGGTCAACCATGATCATCCTAGTTCTAGAAGTAAGTATTCTTAATGGCGGGATAACCACATAAGTCCAAAAAATTCTGAATGAATAAGATAATGATGAAAAATccgatagtaattttaaaaaatatttttaatatttttaatactttaaattttttattattccacACTCAACCATGATCAACCACAAATATTGGTAGAAAGGTCTTTGGTAAAACTGGAATGGGACAATGCCTTTTAACGCgtacaatatttcaaataaattttatatatgtcttaaaatcaattattaaaataaaaatagtaacaaTTCAAGACTGATGTGTCAAACTCTGATTGAAAGGGTGCTTTCAATTAATCCTACAAGTTGCAGGATATGGTCGTTAAAATGCTTCATTAAGTGAGccaaatcttcaaaataaaGATAAGATAATATTGAAATGTAATTAATCTCCGAGTGTCACATAACCGAAAACacatctttaaaataaaactagtGGCCCCCACGAACCTCTCTTCTCCATTAAATATCGCAAACTTCATACTTGGAGAATGATTGATAGCCGTAGATCATAAAGTGTCACTCCATTTTTCTCTCCCTTTCCGTACCACCCCCCACCCCCtccttttctcttcttctttttttattttttaggctaCAACTACCCAAAGAGACATGAGACATCCTGATTCTAGACGCAAGTATTCTTATTGGTGCGACAGCCACACAAGGCCCAAAAATTCCAAATGGCTTCAGGTAGATATAACTGTCTTCCACACTGGGCTGGTTTGCTTGTTTGAGTAATTGTTGTCTCAATCCTTTGATCTTCTATCTGTGtaatttctaaatataattGTCAATACCTTTTGACTTTTCAAAGGGTATAGTTGAGAAGAAGGCATCATGGCAGCCCTTAAGGTTTTTGAATGCTTCTTAGGCAATTGGAGAGTCGGTCTAAGGTGCCTCGATGTGATGGAGGCTTTTCTATGTAGTTTTGTATATACATTTGATGAATTATGATGATAGCAGCTGGAAAGGCAGACTTAGCacaagataaaaatattggtaaatataaatatattgataCTTCAATTTaatggatatataaaaaatatcgattaatatttttttataaatattgatgaaacgaaaattatttaaaattcataagaatgtttgaaaaaaaactccaaaaatttgataaaataagtaaaaatacgcatattaaaattattttctaagcgTAATTGATATAGATAtgattaagaagaaaacatcAGTAGACATAAATATATTAGTAGATTCgctatttgaattttaaaaataataaacatgaattttgaaagtgtataaagttataattgagttaagaaatatttgattgtattgaataaaaacaatttatacataaatataatacatataacATTACAATAGTCCTTAGTATCAAAATAAAGGGAGCCCAACttgttgaaaacaatatttattttaagatttttaaaatactattattaaaacatgttttattacattttaaataaaaaattaaattaattcatataaaatattttatttgaaatttaatttctaaaattttattgaaaatatgtggtaacaactttttctatcaacatcaatttatttaaataattaaaattattaataatttatcttataaatttagttttaatttataaaatattagcactttcttaaatttttatattatagcaattttttgggtaaaattatatttttaatattttaaaataaaaacatttaaaattaaataaaattgaaagaataaatgtaaaaaaaaaaaattaagagtgaagtgataataatttttaaaaataggattactgagataaatatgaaaagtgttaaaaataaaatgataatataaaaacacGAATGAAATTGGGCAATAGAATcgtcaaaaattcaaatatgggaattttcaaaattttaaaaaaagtgacAAAAAATATGGGTCATCTACGGCATTACCTGGGCATAAACGGATTTTTGATAAGAGTACggtagtttaaaaaaataattcctaaactACCATTGTGgtaaaaataattccaaatttaaaattattttttaaaaaaatttacacacTAAAATCATCCATTGAAGGGacgatttctttttttaaaaaaatgtttggagAAGACGATTttctccttaaaaaaaaaaattgttcggGAGAAATAGTCTCTAAAGAGATGATTTCctaccccaaaaaaaaaaaaaaattcattccctataatttttttaattaataatatatttttttaataatataattattataaatatatattataaaattaattaattttatttactaaatttaatatataaaaaattatgattattgatatattatgtttaatatttagatattgatttaaaaaatattatcttcttaatcttctattttttctttcaattaattcaattaattataactaataaaattaatttactttgattttttttttatataagataaataatatttatctaatattttttttcttttgctttgtgattttaaaatattattattgattttatatgaaaaatgcttttataaaaaaaaatttgttattaatttattaaataattatttacaaaataaataattttgtttttattttaatttttaaatcaattttattatataaattttaaaattaaaaatattaatctttaatttaaaatttaactataaaaggaataaaatatagaaaaaataaattaatttattattcactaaattatttttcaataaaattctcAGCATTaagagatataattttttaagtattaatcaatttaaaaagaaataataatcatttgtatattaaaatattttatttagtaattataaatgataaacaactaaagtaatttgaaaaaataataaaatatttctttaaaaataatttaatacacttaaaattagaaatgattaactattttttattaagaaaaaattgaggaaatattttgttatataaaaatttttatctgtttttaatttttaatgttataggtttcaagaaaatccatcaaataaaaaagaataaataaaaattaagaaatcattttttcaaaaactatatatccaaataaaagccttcaaatttaaatacaccatatcataaatataaacaCTAAGTCAATCTTTAATcatcaaatgtttttaatattaaaaaatttaagtcaCCTATTATCATGTTGATAAGAAAaccaataatattatttatgtaaatactaaaaaactaacaaatatctcaataattaataaaatatcaaccatgataaaaaaaaataaaataaaattcaattattataatGAATGCAAAAATCCAATAACCTTGTTCATATGAAccatcaacaacaacaaaaaaaatatcaatatctaaatattaaacttaatttatatttttataaatattattgttgataaatatctcaataattataatttttatatattaaatttaataaataaaattaattaatttattatatatatatatatatatatatataatatatatatatatatatatatatatatatatatatatatatatatatatattattattaaaaatatatcattaatttttttttttttttggagaaaatcATAGACgatttcttccaattttttttcttttacaaattgtctcttgaagagacgattttagtatatgactttttaaaaaaatgaattttagaaatcatatcttcaaaagacaattttttgATATGTAAATCGTTTTTCAAAAAGAcgattttaaaaggaaataacattCTCCCTCCTACTTGACAAAAATCACagtagatttggaattatttttttcataatggtagtttaagaattattttttttaactgtcgtactattataaaaaattcccTTTCTTGTGAGTCAAATGCACAATAGCCTCAATGGTCTTGCTGTCTACTCCTAAGACCTGTCAATTTTTAATTCACAGCCTGAGCACATCCAAACTGAATATTTAAACAAGCAATACTgtaaagagaatgaaaatggtCACCATGTTTAATCATCATACGAAATGACTTCTAACTGCAAATACTTTTGGCCAAGACAAAAAGTGGATTGAGGGTTTTATGGTGTGTTTGAACATTTGAATTccatcaatatataaaaaaaaaaaaacatttttcgaAATCCTAAACAAGAAACCAATGAGCAATAGCAAAGGGAACATATCAAGACGTAGGGATTTCTTAGGGATAGGGAAAAGAATATGTCTAATTacttaaattatgtttgattgatttgataTAATATGTGATAGGGTAAGGagaataatatatcatatccATGTTTGATTGGTGATGAAATggaataagttattttttcacttattcTATTTCATAGTTAATCAAACATAGTATAAGtggtttgaaatattatttattattatttttacatatgatATGCTAATCATAAGCTAAGATGTAgaataaacatatttcatatatcataaatttattttttatcaatttttatattacttattttataaaataaattttttattataaaattaaattttaggctaaaaaaagaaactaaaaaatatttataaaatatatggtaaaataaaattaatatatatatatatatatatatatatatatatatatatatatatatatatatatatataatattttatatattgaataacataatataaatttgttttatttattaaatttaaatattttaatcatgaatattgttaaacataattccatatttttttaaataaaaaagattgaaatgcaatataattttattttaaacattagaaaataatgtatattccattttatttatttattttattcattttacaaattaaatataagtataaCATTATATATCCCATTAGAACATGGGTGATAATGGTTGTGGTAAACCTTACTAGCATGCACACATTGACACAATGTCATTAATGTGGTGCTGTCCATAAGTGTAATGTCATGGAGTCCTGTTGTGGCACACAACATGAGCTATGCATGCCTCAAGTAAAATGAATTAGCAAAACGATGTAATGGACATAGACTATGGATTGAGGCTCAACACACAGGAGCAAACATTGTAACAAACATATGGGCTAAGAGGACTTGGCACATATGGGGCCATCTATACATACATTAGTGGACTGTGTGGCCTGCATGGGCTCTACATGATCTAGCACTTGGTGTTATCAGTGACCAAGTAAGGGCTGTGAGATCTAAGAGCATGACAATTGGAGGCACAAGGGTGTGACACCTTCACATTGAGGGAAACCTTAGCAAGGGACTGTTGGCGCATCAAGGAGATGATACCTGACATGGTATATTACAAGATACCCAACATGGGACACATGGTAGGCTAATATGCTTGCTAAACACACATGAGTCAAACAAATCTCTGCAAGGATTGAACAAAAAGTGGATTGAGGGTTTTATGTTGGGTTTGAACATTTGAATTCCAACAgcactagaaaaaaaaaatcattttttgaaatccTAAAGAAGAAACCAAGGTACAATAGCAAAGGAAACATATCAAGGCTAGGCAGAATGATTTTCATGGATGTTCAATAGTGATTACAATGAATCCTCATTCAGCCTGGGTATATCCTAGTTGGGTAGTTCATCCCTCCTCCCATGCATGGGACTTGTCCAGAACAGCCATTGAGATTGTCCCTGAGTGTTCCATCAGAAAGGAAATGTTAACCAATAGCAGATATAACACTCATGAAGTTTACCAGAACCCATGGCACTATCATAACAACCTTACATTTTAAAGGTACTTCCTCTCATCAACTGAGTCTAGAAACTCACATCGGAACTTCGCCCGGACATCTTGTTAAGTAGGCTCGAGCTCAAACATAGGTTGAGCCAACACAGTCAAAAGAATTAAGCTTTGGAAGTGACGAGGGAGATTGATCAATTTGATGGAGCCTTCTCTTTGCCATGCTGCAAGTGTTTGGCTATGTTTTCTCTCATGGCTTTTCCCAATGGATCAACTTGCTTACAGCATTGTTGTCCATAACCTGGGTCATGATGGCTAGACAAAGCAACATCTGGTTGCAATTTATCTTTACTGTCAATGATAATATTGTGAAGCAGACAACAGACCAAGATAATACTTGGGAGTTTCCGTTTATCAGGTCTCCACATAACTTTACTAAGGATCCTCCAAGTACCCTTCAACTGTGAGAATGCCCTCACTGCAAGCGACCGTGCAGCCTCATGGTTTGTCTTGAAACCCGACATGGAAGATGAGATGTCATTATACTCACAAGGAGTTATGAGCCATGGAAGGAGAGGATAGCCAACCCCACCTACAACATATTCTCTGATCTCCACCCCTTCAGATAAAATTCTGACGTTCCCATTCAAGCGCTCACCAGCCTCACAGTTTCTATAAAATCCTGTACACTTCAAGAGTCTAGACACAGTCATGCCTCCAGGCCAACCCGTCACAATATCTAGAAATCTCATCTCATCGTCAACAACTCCCTGCAAGAACATGCTGGAATTATTCTCTTGGTCACACCAATCATCTGAAGTTTGAACGGCGGGAAGGGTCATAATGATGTGAGTTGCATCAATGGCTCCACAACAATTGGACAATCCATATGATGTTTCGAACTTGGACTTGATTTCCTCCATTCTATTGAAATCAGGCCACCTGAGATGGTGCTTAGCTCGTTCTTCCACTGCTTCAATGAACCTCCAAGTCACCTGAGAAACAGTGGACTGGCCAACGCCAAAGGCAGCTCCAACAGAGACTTGGGACTCACCGGATGCCAACCTTCTCAGGGCAATTGCAACTTGTTTCTCCACACTAAGAAGCCTTCCCTCAATGTTGATGAGACCTGATGGCGGCCTTGACACAAGATCCTGTCTTACAAGTGAACAGATGTAGTCAAATGTCTTCTTTGACACCCTGAAGAAGAATTTGAATCCTTCTGCCTCGTCGGTGGGTATGGCTGAACCTGCAAGTCAGTGATTATATAAAGAAGATTTAAATAAATCGTTTTGATTCCCGGGCTAGAGTAAACCAAATTCTCAACCAGCTCTTTACAGTCAaaacctttcaaaattttgaattatgaagCTAAATTTCACGTACTTTTTAACCACATATCTAGATTATTCATTCAAATTCTCATCCCAGCTAAATAGCATACATTTAACGGCTGACTTATCTGGTATTATAACTaagattttccaaattttgccCAATTTTCTGAATTTGTGAACTTGTACACCCAATTTCTACATAATTTGGtgatttaaattaagtgaaCTTCAACATTTCCAACTCATGATATTTGCTAACAACATACAGAATGTTGTCAATCGTTAAAATTACAATCACTGACTGTATATAAAATCTTCATCACACTAGCATTCTTGAACGGATTGCATTCATCCCTCCACTTTGTTGCTGAGAAaactgaggaaaagaaaaggaggtgAATCTCATGCTCATAGTACCTCCAAGGAACAATTTTCcatgaaaagaagagaaaacaacaaaactcaCCCAAACTACGtcaaattaattgaaataaagCTCAACTGAACGGagcattgttttttttctacGCTCCCAAACAcccaaaaaaatgaatttcaaaagagtaatttctcttcttttccagCGTTTTCTaagaaaccaaacaaag is part of the Vitis riparia cultivar Riparia Gloire de Montpellier isolate 1030 chromosome 17, EGFV_Vit.rip_1.0, whole genome shotgun sequence genome and harbors:
- the LOC117904496 gene encoding protein ANTAGONIST OF LIKE HETEROCHROMATIN PROTEIN 1; this encodes MAPPKKSKKAKRESKKSKKCKSMSVVPIEPRATESDWWDSFWQKNSPIPGSAIPTDEAEGFKFFFRVSKKTFDYICSLVRQDLVSRPPSGLINIEGRLLSVEKQVAIALRRLASGESQVSVGAAFGVGQSTVSQVTWRFIEAVEERAKHHLRWPDFNRMEEIKSKFETSYGLSNCCGAIDATHIIMTLPAVQTSDDWCDQENNSSMFLQGVVDDEMRFLDIVTGWPGGMTVSRLLKCTGFYRNCEAGERLNGNVRILSEGVEIREYVVGGVGYPLLPWLITPCEYNDISSSMSGFKTNHEAARSLAVRAFSQLKGTWRILSKVMWRPDKRKLPSIILVCCLLHNIIIDSKDKLQPDVALSSHHDPGYGQQCCKQVDPLGKAMRENIAKHLQHGKEKAPSN